In Balneola sp., the sequence TGCAAAAGGATCTTCTTTAATGATTTCAAGTAGGTCCTCGATCTTTGATTTTAACCCTGACGAAGCCGCTTTCTTCGTATCCTTTTTAGCTTGTTTGGTATAAACGAGTTTGTAGTTACTCACCAGTCAAGTTCTTCATCGGTTTCCTCAAGAGGTGTATTCATTCCTTCAACAATAGACTCTTGCATGCCGGGAATTGAGGTCAGATAAAGAGTTTCTTGAATAGACCGCCAATCATCTTCACTGATTAGTACGGCATTCGATCGTTTTCCGGTAATTTGAATCGGCTTGTGCGTATCAGACGCTTCGTCCAATAATCGATATATATCTTTGCGAGCTTGAGTAGCTGTTAATGTTTTCATGGCGTAAAATTGGTTGATTAATCACTTACTTAAAACGTACGCCATTCCGTACATATTGTCAAATTTTAAGAATAGGTAGCATAACGACCCAGCGCATAATGGGCGTGGAGATTATGAGTTAATAAACGGTTAAAAAGTTAAAACAAGCAACTCTAGAAACCAACGGCACGTCCGCGTCCCCGGTTAATGCACTTTTTATAGCCCGATTTAGTTTTGTACTAATTCCCAAAACATTCTAGGAGTTACAATTTTTAATTCTGGTACCTTATCTGAAATATCAAGAAGATCTTTATCCCCGGTTATAAGAATTTCAGCCCCAGCTCTTAAAGCCGATTCTAGTACCCAACGATCATCTTCGTCACGAACTTGTATTTCTGATGGTTGGTCGGGGACAGGTTCAATATAATGTTGACGAAGTAGTTGTTCTGCTTCTCGAGCTATTTTTGTAGACACTTTTAATTTAGTTGTTAGCACGCGATATAATTCGGCTAAAACAAACTCTCCAGTC encodes:
- a CDS encoding type II toxin-antitoxin system prevent-host-death family antitoxin; this encodes MKTLTATQARKDIYRLLDEASDTHKPIQITGKRSNAVLISEDDWRSIQETLYLTSIPGMQESIVEGMNTPLEETDEELDW
- a CDS encoding putative toxin-antitoxin system toxin component, PIN family; this encodes MKVFADTNFLVSAFATRGLSADVFQVIIAEHEIMTGEFVLAELYRVLTTKLKVSTKIAREAEQLLRQHYIEPVPDQPSEIQVRDEDDRWVLESALRAGAEILITGDKDLLDISDKVPELKIVTPRMFWELVQN